From the Streptomyces nigrescens genome, one window contains:
- a CDS encoding DM13 domain-containing protein, with amino-acid sequence MSQSRSVRLSRRTVLTVLLGLVVAAGLGLALFQPWKAFTDTEVNEALPASSPSTRTEPSMKSMKESPMSPRPATGPKDLAEGRFVTHEHATSGIARTVRLADGGHVLRLEDLKTSDGPDVRVYLSTRDAGAVKTGLGDGAVELGKLKGNLGNQNYTVPAGTDLSEFRSAVLWCERFSVSFGAADLSPAAG; translated from the coding sequence GTGTCCCAGTCCCGCAGTGTCCGACTGTCCCGCCGCACCGTCCTGACCGTCCTCCTGGGGTTGGTCGTCGCGGCCGGACTCGGGCTTGCTCTCTTCCAGCCCTGGAAGGCGTTCACCGACACCGAGGTGAATGAGGCGTTGCCGGCCTCCTCCCCCTCGACGCGGACCGAGCCGTCGATGAAGTCGATGAAGGAGTCGCCCATGTCTCCCCGGCCGGCCACCGGGCCGAAGGATCTCGCCGAGGGCCGCTTCGTCACCCACGAGCACGCCACCAGCGGAATCGCCCGCACGGTCCGGCTGGCCGACGGCGGCCACGTGCTGCGTCTGGAAGACCTGAAGACCTCGGACGGTCCGGATGTACGGGTCTATCTGTCCACCCGTGACGCCGGCGCGGTGAAGACGGGGCTCGGGGACGGCGCGGTGGAGCTGGGGAAACTCAAGGGCAATCTGGGCAACCAGAACTACACCGTCCCGGCGGGCACGGACCTGTCGGAGTTCCGCAGCGCCGTCCTGTGGTGCGAGAGGTTCTCGGTCTCCTTCGGGGCCGCCGACCTCTCCCCCGCCGCGGGCTGA
- a CDS encoding protein-L-isoaspartate(D-aspartate) O-methyltransferase, translated as MSKDRPSEDLVRAVRAAGICDERLLQAVRATPRAPFVPATHAPSAYQDVPLPIGHGQVTTQPSLSAMMIDGLDLHGREHVLEVGTGLGFQTALLARLAADVVSIEWWPDIAQQARRNLDRQKVPHVELRVGDGSAGVPDRAPYDAILVSAAFPDVPAPLVDQLRIGGRLVQPLGTGGSEEVVSFRRTASGLERRRVLTLARFVRLHGRYGYPP; from the coding sequence ATGAGCAAGGACCGGCCGAGCGAGGATCTGGTACGGGCGGTCCGAGCGGCCGGCATCTGTGACGAGCGCCTGCTCCAAGCCGTACGGGCGACACCGCGGGCACCTTTCGTCCCCGCCACTCACGCGCCGTCCGCCTATCAGGACGTGCCCCTTCCGATCGGGCACGGCCAGGTGACCACCCAGCCCTCGCTCTCCGCCATGATGATCGACGGCCTCGACCTGCACGGCAGGGAACACGTCCTGGAAGTCGGCACCGGCCTCGGCTTTCAGACGGCGCTGCTCGCCCGCCTGGCTGCCGACGTCGTCAGCATCGAGTGGTGGCCGGACATCGCCCAGCAGGCCCGGCGCAACCTGGACCGGCAGAAGGTCCCCCACGTGGAGCTGCGCGTCGGGGACGGCAGCGCCGGCGTGCCGGACCGTGCCCCGTACGACGCCATCCTCGTATCGGCCGCCTTCCCGGACGTCCCTGCTCCGCTGGTCGACCAACTACGGATCGGCGGCCGCCTCGTACAGCCCCTCGGCACGGGCGGGAGCGAGGAGGTCGTGTCCTTCCGGCGGACCGCCTCCGGGCTGGAGCGCCGGCGAGTCCTGACACTCGCCCGCTTCGTCCGCCTCCACGGCCGGTACGGCTATCCACCGTGA